From the Onychostoma macrolepis isolate SWU-2019 chromosome 13, ASM1243209v1, whole genome shotgun sequence genome, the window ctgatgAAGaaaatcttggatggcctgagggtgaggaccttttcaaatgttttttttgcaaatacgGGTAATAACTGTGCTTATAGTATCACTGCTGATTACTGTCATGAAATACTACTGACCTTCACTTTTTCACTACCAGTAGATATTTTCCAGAGCATCTCAAACCATACGAGTCCAAGGGggaaaatgtctgttttttcaTCATAATTCCTCTTATTTTTCTAaggaaaacaattattatttttttaaatttatttagcaaaaaagcactttctctttctctcagagaaaataaaaatgtgtcacCTGTTCAGGACTCATATAAGATGTTGTTCCTCTGTTTGACCTCTCTATAGGGTCACCATTTTGATCGGTCTGAGCTGCCACCAGCCCAAAGTCTCCGATCTTCACTTTGCCATCAGCACCGAACAGTATGTTATCAGGCTAAAAGGAAAGTACACATGGGTAAAATGCTTATTTGTTTAAACACAAGTTAAGTTGGCTCCCagcaacaaaaatgaaataccTTCAAGTCTCTGTGGATGAGCTTGTTTGCATGGATGTATTCCACTCCAGTGatgatttcataaaatatttgatgGATTTCCACAATGGTTCTTGGTTTTTCCATAAAATCTCTCGCCTTTATCCAATCAGTCAGTGTTCCTCCCTCACAGAACtccatctgaataaataaatatgtcgTGCTGCTGaaataagagagagagaaaacaggcATGTCACATGGGTCAGTATTTAACATTGCAATGTACAGTATTGTCCTAAATGAGTCATATCATGCTTTTTTCCAAATCATACATTTCATATGAAATTTAACTGTATTAttcattatacattatatttaactGTACATACAGCTTAGATTTATGCTGGCGAAATTTAGAAATAAATCGCTTCCATgagcatgaaataaatacagTGTTTTGCTGCTGTGCCTCTTTGGATGTGAAATGACTAACAGCATTTACTCAGGGTTTGCCATTTGGCTTCATATTGTTTAAACTGCTCCACCCTTCAATAACAGCCTCTTTCGTCACATTATAACAGATTCATAATTCAGATTCATGTGCAACTATTCAGACCAGATTGAAATGCACAGgggaatattattatttattttttgtcaaaataatcTTCAGCTCATTTCTAACACTGTTATTCTTCAGAGGCGTTTTTGCACCTATttaaaagttacagtaaaataaaatctgttatTTCAAAAGAGCAAAGAAAATTTGATTCCGCGTTATACGAGTCCTTTAAATAATGCAGTTGTTGTGTCAtaaatttcaatcaaacaaatAAACTCACTGATTTGAACCGTCAGTTCTGTTGTTTCCAGATGCTGATCTGAGAACAGACACAActgcatttacattcatgcatttggcagatacTTTTAACCAAAGAGACTTAAAGTACATTAGAGCTACATTTTATTAGTAGATGCATCTGCTGGGAATCAAACCCCTGACCAGCTGACACCCTACGTTACTAGTTTACCCTAAAAGGAGCAAATACAGGAGTGAAATAAAGAAGTGTCTCATAAGAGGAATGCTGGACATACTCGGTCACACTCAGACTTTGCATTCCTGATGTgccatcttcatcatcatcatcctcttcACAGCTGTCTCTCTCAAAGGTCACTACATCTGATGAAGTGCTGaacataaaatacacaaacttCACTGTTAAGAATCAATTCATGTTTTATCAAAAGCGCTGGAGACTTGCTTACTTGGACACTTGGTTTCTTCCTTGGTTTGACGTCCAGTTGTCAGAATCTGGCCAGCATGTGATGTACCGCACTATGTTTGGGTGATCTAGCCGGGCCAGTGTCTTCACCTCAGAATCagcttttctgttttaaatgaatgaattaataaattaataacctaaaaattatgaaataataagtaaatactcgaatgaatgaaaaataataaattaactaaaaaaataatgaatggatgaatcaataaaataaaataaaataataaatgaataataattgaatgaattaattacattattcaGTTTTTTCCCTCATAATCATCATGACATctgttaattttaaaattagatATGACCTTATGACTTGTATAAACTTACCTGGTTAAGATGACCCTCTTTACAGCATAGATCTTGTcatcatatttatgttttactttATAAACGCAGCCATAGCCTCCTTCACCAAGTTTTGCGATCACTTTAAAATTCTGCAATCTATAGATGATACATACATGTCAAAAAGCaataaaatcattatgcattatcctataaacaaaacattcatttaaaacatttctctTTGTTATATCTGAATATACTCAGGTCCAGTAGACCATGCTTACCCTGAAACTGAGTCCAGTCCATGATCACTGGGGCAGGAACTGGAActgatcaataacaaaatttttaaattattatccAAACATTGGCACACCAAATTAAAAACACCAAATAGTCATTATAAATCACTACTGCAG encodes:
- the pkz gene encoding protein kinase containing Z-DNA binding domains — encoded protein: MSADTEMERNICDFLKQNGKSKALIISNKFGLDKCTVKKHLYNLQRANQVFKSDELPPVWDLMEKKNEIKHTLKPQLKSQTTRDTSEDKHVEDLLRSGGLKAQKIASKLGQSKQSIQKQLYSLEKEGKVSAKRGFSSSCPSDHGLDSVSGLQNFKVIAKLGEGGYGCVYKVKHKYDDKIYAVKRVILTRKADSEVKTLARLDHPNIVRYITCWPDSDNWTSNQGRNQVSNTSSDVVTFERDSCEEDDDDEDGTSGMQSLSVTESASGNNRTDGSNHSTTYLFIQMEFCEGGTLTDWIKARDFMEKPRTIVEIHQIFYEIITGVEYIHANKLIHRDLKPDNILFGADGKVKIGDFGLVAAQTDQNGDPIERSNRGTTSYMSPEQKNKRNYDEKTDIFPLGLVWFEMLWKISTGSEKVKLWPDLRDKRFPEGFSDGYQTESKFIMKMLSYSPEHRPHAKDLKEKLEKFFSLDQNLLSQKTV